The following proteins are encoded in a genomic region of Neospora caninum Liverpool complete genome, chromosome XI:
- a CDS encoding putative myosin G, producing MTDRCWIPHLTEVWGVAVPAGPKGSCTYKLVEVTDDGTDPRNLEVTLAKSDLAQVTPITDSRSLEGAGKTESTKLILQFLADVSEISSSASSSFKLPSGTRLVAGVGQRNTSSIQKDRGPGGAVGDSTLPSSAAGAGSQGREAASLQQRILEISPVLESFGNASTSRNPNSSRFGKWIEVYFGDKLKVLGASITSYLLELPRVTRHIAGERSYHVFYQLVHGLNTSDLVGVAAAYRLKTDPLAFTYLTPQEQAVKTNDGKSGTGAPSPPHPEAATSFQCRHFPQRNQRLRGGWTEGGLDYLRRQCRCVVTNCGKRRIKGSMAFGIRHYAGDVTYTVSGWLVKDQNVPPQEAAECLLTSENPIVKAVVETAPGDTQKRSQGGKSTVGVMEAIRIRKSGFALRLLHQDFVDRYRLVLGSRAAAGLRALDTTSAARQLVSGEEALVEPVILIQAVYRGYRSRQQCRVLFEVYGRLKVFLSACSEASKRGGYLTTEPVFPDAPTPQLLQKKSILLGDLISQLEALDPSLQPSCLPTVSKYHVRMTLEASLSLELERLLALTDVQGADGACDALSMLRATVLKAESKQICGPLVTEARERWSRLEAETNLGDSLDQALHANDKTNVALWVKEARQLERTTTPPRFFTSYLASVVAASEAYLAQDAREQERLQREREKAEESRKEMKERQQQEVLLMGAVEERRRSDRLSLLSVPSDIKKAKRDQEDEEGGEALTSAYLRKFMKEVARATRECDPSQLAFFLERAREANLGKGPRELQLARVQLENLNDPAFLNSELKEAVVGVTWGVATQDDVVKLRNLVQQAQVVRTTRKQNGDFRKGGRVPPHGTIDPTVLSSAMATLDALRRMEGRERGASGKNGSGGGPGERGERAGGLTAYPFESYPMLRINMRIQETKSMRKAERLVLRREELLSHQSDPLEEPLLVLPDHHAEVVALTCFRSLLGVMGDRFCVGRSALSEEILVLGRNAEDLRDEIYCQILKQLQNNPSAGSTIAGLRILQSCCQAFPPSESLEPYVRYALQSFLSSLCAPGADGSGAIKFQQEVEQVCRQAIKDLELTCEGRRGGRETWGEDQGAPPRGGEKRMHVQVRLADGSSRRLSLEGDCPRDLCRRLVKDLNLLGADSWVQLWLRRPMLNTDEPLSLHPATAALVYRQAVSQYQQHVFNEDPGLLSSISARLLQAEGLLEASPPHVPSWPSLSWTIPQRLHWLQSEADWTAAISEAARDLDAEEGDLLAMSAAFRLMQNLRGFGGSVWLADAFPLFSADIKGDARLHAVVKQTAPGCCVSLSPLIEIRRVPLSLRRQFATLLGDDEDRERMRRIEQRSQKKMKRNGKPGETHNSSSSRKSEVPMEANEDLAPGNTNLRRRVWSALLCRRDPSSFGTSGRHVRSRKENQKRNKNLSYKLTGRSWIAVSHRGIELATVFDAEGLAAAPMPESEAALLEASSREEWDQENEHTKVQKPGAKWRNPDEKAQNEAVEGTDFNSPKITAIEANDGNSERQIQKEGSEKGIFTIPPEKLWLVAALPPRGDAPDRLLLGYVDPRTGKRRLEAFVTQAAANDVVQLVLLFFPFCALNAQAPPAE from the exons ATGACGGACAGGTGCTGGATTCCACACCTCACTGAGGTCTGGGGGGTTGCAGTTCCGGCAGGGCCGAAAGGCAGCTGCACGTATAAACTCGTTGAGGTCACGGACGACGGCACCGACCCGAGAAATTTAGAAGTCACTTTAGCCAAGTCTGATTTGGCCCAGGTCACCCCTATTACAGACTCGCGGTCCCTCGAAG GCGCTGGCAAGACCGAATCCACAAAGTTGATTCTTCAGTTTCTCGCCGACGTGAGCGAGATCTCGTCGTCGGCTTCGTCCTCATTCAAGCTCCCTTCTGGCACTCGTTTAGTGGCAGGTGTCGGCCAAAGGAACACAAGCAGCATCCAGAAGGATCGAGGACCTGGCGGAGCTGTAGGAGACAGCACTCTTCCGTCCTCAGCAGCCGGGGCTGGAAGCcaagggcgagaggcggcatCTCTTCAACAGAGAATTTTGGAGATCAGCCCAGTCCTGGAGAGCTTCGGAAATGCGTCAACGAGCAGAAACCCCAACTCCAGTCGATTTGGAAAGTGGATTGAAGTTTATTTTGGGGACAAATTGAAGGTCCTAG GCGCCAGTATTACCTCGTACCTTCTCGAGCTTCCACGTGTGACCCGCCACAtagccggagagagaagctaCCATGTCTTTTACCAACTCGTTCACGGTTTAAATACTTCTGACCTTGTCGGCGTGGCTGCTGCGTACCGCCTGAAAACCGATCCGCTGGCCTTCACCTATCTGACACCTCAAGAACAAGCTGTGAAGACCAACGATGGGAAATCAGGAACCGGAGCTCCGTCACCGCCCCATCCTGAAG CTGCAACATCATTTCAATGCAGACATTTTCCTCAACGAAATCAGCGACTACGAGGAGGATGGACTGAAGGGGGTCTCGATTACCTACGAAGACAATGCAGATGTGTTGTCACTAATTGCGGGAAAAGGAG AATAAAAGGGTCAATGGCCTTCGGCATTCGGCATTACGCGGGAGATGTGACGTACACCGTCTCCGGCTGGCTCGTGAAAGATCAAAATGTGCCTCCTCAGGAGGCAGCTGAATGCCTTCTGACGTCCGAAAATCCAATTGTCAAGGCAGTCGTGGAGACGGCTCCAGGCGATACTCAAAAACGAAGCCAGGGAGGAAAGAGTACTGTAG GCGTCATGGAAGCGATTCGCATTCGCAAGTCAGGGTTCGCCCTTCGTCTCTTACACCAGGACTTCGTGGACCGCTACCGGCTCGTGTTGGGCTCCAGAGCTGCTGCAGGCCTCCGCGCCCTTGACACAACAAGTGCGGCCCGGCAGCTGGTGAGCGG CGAAGAGGCTCTTGTCGAGCCCGTCATTCTCATCCAGGCTGTCTATCGAGGCTACAGATCCCGCCAGCAGTGCCGAGTTCTGTTTGAGGTGTATGGGCGGCTGAAGGTGTTTCTTTCGGCATGCTCAGAGGCATCGAAGCGCGGAGGCTACTTGACAACAGAACCCGTTTTTCCCGATGCCCCGACCCCTCAGCTCCTTCAGAAAAA ATCCATTTTGCTGGGAGATTTAATTTCACAGCTCGAAGCCCTTGATCCTTCACTTCAACCGAGCTGCCTGCCGACCGTCTCGAAGTACCACGTTCGGATGACTCTGGAGGCGTCGCTCTCCCT GGAACTTGAACGTCTGTTGGCACTCACAGACGTGCAGGGCGCTGATGGCGCGTGTGACGCACTCTCAATGCTACGCGCGACTGTGCTAAAAGCGGAAAGTAAACAAATTTGCGGACCTCTCGTTACCGAG GCACGAGAGCGGTGGAGTCGACTGGAGGCCGAAACCAACCTCGGAGACTCGCTCGACCAGGCTCTGCACGCGAACGACAAAACAAATGTGGCCCTGTGGGTAAAGGAGGCAAGACAGCTCGAG CGTACGACCACACCACCTCGCTTTTTCACGTCGTACCTCGCCTCGGTAGTTGCCGCATCTGAGGCATATCTGGCGCAGGACGCGCGAGAACAAGAGCGACTGCAGCGCGAgcgcgaaaaggcagaagagtcGCGGAAGGAAAtgaaggaaagacagcagcAAGAGGTCCTGCTGATGGGAGCAGTCGAAGAGCGCAGAAGGAGCGATCGCCTCTCTTTACTCTCTGTTCCTTCAGATATCAAGAAGGCCAAGAGAGACCAAGAGG ATGAAGAAGGTGGCGAAGCACTCACGTCGGCTTATCTTCGGAAATTCATGAAGGAAGTGGCCCGTGCGACTCGGGAATGCGACCCGAGTCAACTGGCGTTTTTTCTtgaacgcgcgagagaggcgaatcTCGGCAAAGGCCCGCGAGAGCTACAGCTCGCTCGCGTGCAGTTGGAAAATTTGAATGACCCGGCATTCCTCAATTCGGAGTTGAAAGAAGCGGTTGTCGGCGTCACGTGGGGTGTCGCGACACAGGACGACGTCGTCAAGTTGCGGAACCTTGTTCAACAGGCGCAAGTGGTCCGGACAACCAGGAAACAGAACGGAGATTTCCGGAAGGGCGGCCGCGTCCCACCCCACGGGACCATCGACCCGACGGTGTTGTCTTCTGCAATGGCGACACTAGACGCTCTACGAAGAAtggaaggcagagagcgaggagctTCTGGAAAGAACGGAAGCGGAGGAGGCCCCggtgagagaggcgagagagcaggcGGGCTGACCGCCTATCCGTTCGAGAGCTACCCCATGCTTCGGATTAACATGCGCATTCAGGAGACAAAG AGCATGCGGAAGGCGGAGCGACTTGTGCTTCGGCGGGAGGAGCTTTTAAGTCACCAATCCGATCCTCTGGAAGAGCCGCTACTGGTTCTTCCGGATCATCATGCGGAGGTGGTGGCGTTGACGTGTTTTCGGTCTCTGTTAGGCGTTATGGGAGACCGTTTTTGCGTGGGCCGAAGTGCGCTGAGTGAAGAGATTTTGGTCTTGGGCAGAAACGCAGAAGATTTGCGAGACGAGATTTACTGCCAAATTCTGAAGCAGTTACAGAACAACCCATCTGCAGGAAGCACCATCGCGGGGCTTCGCATACTTCAGTCTTGCTGCCaggcgtttccgccttccgAGAGTCTGGAGCCTTACGTTCGCTACGCCTTGCAAAGCTTCCTCTCGAGCCTTTGCGCTCCGGGCGCAGATGGCAGCGGCGCAATTAAATTCCAACAAGAAGTTGAACAGGTTTGTCGGCAGGCCATCAAAGATTTAGAGCTGACGTGCGAGggccggcgaggaggaagggagacatGGGGCGAAGACCAAGGCGCTCCCCCgcgcggaggagagaagcgcatgcacgtgcag GTACGACTTGCAGATGGATCCAGTCGACGCTTGTCTCTTGAAGGCGACTGCCCTAGAGACCTCTGTCGGCGCCTTGTGAAGGACTTGAATCTGCTCGGCGCAGACTCGTGG GTCCAGTTGTGGCTGCGCCGTCCCATGCTGAATACGGATGAgcccctgtctctgcatcCGGCCACAGCCGCGTTGGTTTATCGCCAGGCAGTCTCTCAATACCAGCAGCATGTCTTCAATGAAGATCCCGGTCTCCTATCGTCGATAAG CGCACGTTTGCTTCAGGCTGAGGGTCTTTTAGAAGCGTCGCCTCCCCATGTGCCATCGTGGCCTTCTCTCAGTTGGACGATTCCTCAACGGCTTCATTGGCTTCAGAGTGAAGCCGACTGGACGGCAGCAATTTCTGAGGCTGCACGTGACTTGGACGCTGAAGAAGGTGATTTGCTCGCCATGAGTGCTGCCTTCCGTCTCATGCAGAACTTGCGC GGCTTTGGAGGCTCTGTGTGGTTAGCCGACGCCTTTCCACTCTTCTCAGCAGACATCAAAGGCGATgctcgtctgcatgcagtggtGAAGCAGACCGCTCCGGGGtgctgcgtgtctctctcgccgttgaTCGAAATTCGCCGGGTAcctctttcgcttcgccgTCAGTTTGCGACGCTTTTAGGCGATGACGAAGACAGGGAGCGCATGCGGCGCATTGAGCAGCGCTCACAGAAGAAAATGAAACGGAACGGAAAACCTGGCGAGACACACAACTCGTCCTCTTCAAGGAAGTCAGAGGTTCCCATGGAGGCGAACGAGGATCTCGCTCCCGGCAACACGAACCTGAGGAGACGTGTGTGGAGTGCGCTGCTGTGTAGAAGGGATCCTTCGTCTTTTGGCACATCGGGGCGTCATGTTCGgagcaggaaggaaaaccagaaaagaaacaaaaaccTCTCCTACAAACTCACGGGAAGGTCGTGGATTGCCGTGAGTCATCGAGGGATTGAATTGGCGACGGTGTTCGACGCAGAAGGtctcgcggcggcgccgatGCCCGAGTCCGAGGCGGCGCTTCTGGAGGCGTCTTCCAGAGAAGAGTGGGACCAGGAAAACGAGCACACAAAAGTCCAGAAACCGGGGGCAAAATGGAGGAATCCCGACGAAAAGGCACAAAACGAAGCGGTAGAAGGAACCGATTTCAACAGCCCCAAAATCACCGCGATAGAAGCCAACGACGGAAACAGCGAAAGACAGATACAGAAGGAAGGTTCAGAAAAAGGCATATTTACAATTCCTCCTGAGAAG CTCTGGCTGGTCGCTGCCTTGCCACCTCGTGGGGATGCACCAGACCGCCTCCTTTTGGGATACGTCGACCCTcgaacgggaaaaagaaggttGGAGGCTTTTGTCACTCAG GCTGCTGCGAACGACGTCGTCCAACTTGTTCTCTTattcttccctttctgcgcCCTCAACGCTCAGGCTCCGCCTGCGGAATGA
- a CDS encoding putative tRNA (guanine-N1)-methyltransferase domain containing protein, which yields MQLHLASFHDDNAVYQACRDLFSFNSWIVRRHERPYWEIFSPEEVVVLSPDAEEELLSVEADKVYVVGGLVDRTISRSETFRQAEQFRFETRRLPFQTFLPDQQRLVLNVNTVVEILLHVRQNGDWKAALLSAVPQRLQGTGGRKKARLDRKRERREEIFTQNPELRGEAESRQARERQWCRGKGRSATFDDENPFDNPESLAALAVFNEEASSPTCSSPLGSSLEDAPPSAAEDSEKKREAADGSRERTGKEVPETVETTPSVNPLLES from the exons ATGCAGCTCCACTTGGCTTCGTTCCACGACGACAATGCAGTATACCAGGCCTGCCGAgatctcttctctttcaacTCTTGGATT GTGCGACGCCACGAGCGGCCTTACTGGGAAATTTTCTCGCCAGAAGAAGTCGTCGTTCTGTCCCCCGACGCCGAAGAG gagcttctctctgtcgaggCGGACAAAGTCTACGTAGTTGGCGGTCTCGTTGATCGAACCATCAGTCGA AGTGAGACGTTTCGGCAAGCAGAGCAGTTCCGCTTTGAAACGCGAAGGCTGCCTTTCCAG ACTTTCCTCCCCGACCAGCAGCGCCTGGTCCTGAACGTGAACACTGTGGTGGAGATTCTTCTTCACGTTCGACAAAACGGCGATTGGAAAGCTGCGCTGCTGTCGGCGGTGCCGCAACGCCTTCAGgggacaggaggaagaaagaaggcccGTCTCGATAGAAAACG CGAACGCCGAGAGGAGATTTTCACTCAAAATCCAGAAttgcgaggcgaggcggaatCTCGGCAGGCGCGCGAACGTCAGTGGTGCCGCGGGAAGGGACGATCCGCCACTTTCGACGACGAGAATCCGTTCGATAATCCTGAGAGTCTCGCAG ccctcgccgtcttcaaCGAAGAAGCCAGCTCTCCGACCTGCAGTTCGCCACTTGGATCGTCCCTCGAAGACGCGCCCCCGAGCGCcgcagaagacagcgaaaaaaagagagaagccgccgacGGATCGAGAGAACgaacaggaaaagaagtgCCAGAAACCGTGGAGACTACGCCTTCCGTCAATCCTTTGCTGGAAAGCTAG
- a CDS encoding T2D23.8 protein, related: protein MAAGVAKGAQAASQGKKRGREDERNGEPSKLKDPSKKKKTPSAASVSSVSSSLTASSSSATKPGRLPPSPSASSSASAASREKTAAHGARDRNLAPKKKQKTDGTAPEETEEKIPGCSVSPSLLKKALAGLTAYVMKKAGERGTQDLLEEKGAATVSLMLALKNIPQSFRKHPVQIVLPHPLFDVSKGEGECCLFVKDPQRKWKDLIAPEKLSGLTRVLGIEKLKKKFPTFKDKRMLCASHDVFLCDRKIADKLTPVLGKTFIQAKKLPLPVKLSSTNVRPALEEALKSTYFFLPRGPCVAIKIGRANMPAHHLLANAKKALEAAFAFFANDAKFRNTIHAVSVQATDAPALPIYSDASYTEAARHYVSAPPPAAPEKEKAREPAEARALDSRGKKAPKAGALKRKEGGSSKPGSGSADGREGKERQAKAERPIMRLDAASKKRKGEDALGAAALAKPALQAKKKMKTKAK from the exons ATGGCTGCAGGAGTCGCGAAGGGGGCTCAGGCAGCCTcgcaggggaagaagagaggacgcgaagacgagcgTAACGGAGAGCCTTCAAAACTTAAAGATCCGagcaaaaagaaaaagactccttccgcggcttctgtctcttctgtctcttcctctcttacggcctcttcgtcctcagcCACTAAACCTGGTAGActgcctccgtctccatctgcgtcttcctcggcctccgccgcctcccgcgAAAAGACAGCTGCGCACGGGGCAAGAGATCGGAACCTCGccccgaagaagaaacaaaaaaccGATGGAACAGCGCCTGAAGAGACCGAGGAGAAGATTCCAGGATGCagcgtctccccttccctgCTCAAGAAAGCCCTGGCTGGTCTCACGGCGTACGTGAtgaagaaggcaggcgaaCGAGGCACGCAAGATCTGctcgaagagaaaggcgctgCGACTGTCTCCCTCATGCTCGCCCTCAAGAACATTCCCCAATCTTTTCGGAAACACCCCGTTCAAAT CGTCCTGCCTCATCCGCTTTTTGACGTCTcgaagggcgaaggcgagtgctgtctcttcgtcaaGGATCCCCAGCGGAAGTGGAAAGACTTGATCGCGCCCGAGAAGCTTTCAGGTTTGACGCGCGTTCTGGGAatcgagaagctgaagaagaagttCCCCACTTTCAAAGACAAACGCATGCTGTGTGCCAGCCAcgacgtcttcctctgcgacCGCAAAATCGCCGACAAGCTGACTCCTGTCTTGGGAAAAACCTTCATCCAGGCGAAGAA GCTTCCTTTGCCGGTGAAGTTGTCTTCGACGAACGTGCGCCCGGCGCTGGAGGAGGCGCTCAAGTCGACGTactttttccttcctcgcgggCCGTGCGTGGCGATAAAAATCGGCCGGGCGAACATGCCGGCTCACCATCTTCTCGCAAATGCGAAGAAGGCCCTGGAGGcagccttcgccttcttcgcgaacGACGCCAAGTTCCGAAACACGATTCacgcggtgtctgtacaggcCACGGACGCTCCGGCGCTGCCGATCTACTCTGACGCCTCGTACACAGAAGCTGCTCGGCACTacgtctctgcgccgccgcctgccgcgcctgagaaagaaaaagcgcGGGAACCAGCTGAAGCACGGGCACTCGACAGCCGGGGAAAGAAGGCTCCGAAGGCGGGGGCGTTGAAGCGGAAGGAAGGCGGGAGCTCGAAGCCTGGATCGGGAAGCGCAGACggtcgagaaggaaaggaaagacaagcaAAGGCCGAGCGGCCCATCATGCGGCTCGACGCAGcctcgaaaaagagaaagggcgaagacgctttGGGCGCAGCGGCTCTGGCGAAGCCGGCGttgcaggcgaagaagaagatgaagaccAAGGCGAAGTAG